One genomic window of Prochlorococcus sp. MIT 0801 includes the following:
- a CDS encoding HAD family hydrolase, with protein MIEKPLLVLDFDGVIVDGINEYWSSSRQTCINILSAKEKEIISFPSEIPKAFKVMRPWVHHGWEMVILAAECSNETSQLNLKGLQNFSKNYQIECSLALEKWGWTPFQLQEALNQTRREAISNNFNQWLNFHQPFSLVTERLKTLEKEGIEFAVLTTKSIEFTKKLLDCFDLQPKLVFGHESGSKVDVLNQLLQKRIIRGFIEDRRTTLEKVLEDPKLKSIPCYLASWGYLKPQDRNNLPSGIKLLNSDSLREPISKWS; from the coding sequence GTGATAGAGAAACCTCTACTTGTTCTTGATTTTGATGGTGTCATCGTTGACGGCATTAACGAGTATTGGTCAAGTTCTCGTCAAACTTGTATAAACATACTTTCAGCCAAAGAGAAAGAAATTATTTCTTTTCCTAGTGAAATTCCCAAAGCTTTTAAGGTCATGAGGCCCTGGGTTCATCATGGTTGGGAAATGGTTATTCTGGCTGCTGAATGTTCAAATGAAACTAGCCAATTAAACTTAAAAGGTTTACAAAATTTCTCGAAAAATTATCAAATAGAATGCTCTTTAGCGCTTGAAAAATGGGGTTGGACACCTTTTCAATTACAAGAAGCTTTAAATCAGACTAGAAGAGAGGCAATATCAAATAATTTCAATCAGTGGTTAAATTTCCATCAACCTTTTTCTTTAGTTACTGAACGCCTCAAGACACTTGAGAAGGAAGGCATTGAATTTGCCGTTTTAACAACAAAAAGTATTGAGTTCACAAAAAAACTTTTGGATTGTTTCGATCTTCAGCCAAAGCTCGTTTTCGGTCATGAATCAGGAAGCAAAGTCGATGTCTTGAACCAACTCTTACAGAAAAGAATAATTCGAGGGTTTATTGAAGATAGAAGAACTACCTTGGAAAAAGTCTTGGAAGATCCCAAGCTGAAATCTATCCCTTGTTACTTAGCAAGCTGGGGATACTTGAAACCTCAGGATAGAAATAATCTTCCATCCGGTATTAAATTATTAAATTCAGATTCTTTACGAGAACCTATTTCAAAGTGGTCTTGA
- the rplC gene encoding 50S ribosomal protein L3 codes for MSLGILGKKLGMSQLFDDQGRAVPVTLIEAGPCRITQLKSADTDGYASVQIGFQLIREKLINKPSKGHLAKSGNDLLRHLREYRVENSSEFELGASITVDDFEKGQKVDVSGDTMGRGFAGYQKRHGFSRGPMSHGSKNHRLPGSIGAGTTPGRVYPGKRMAGRMGGKKVTTRGLEILKIDTNHNLLVVKGSVPGKPGSLLNIRPAKRVGVSTQQGGK; via the coding sequence ATGTCTTTAGGAATCTTAGGTAAGAAGTTGGGTATGTCCCAACTCTTCGATGATCAAGGCAGAGCCGTTCCAGTCACTTTGATCGAAGCGGGTCCCTGTCGAATCACTCAATTGAAATCTGCTGATACGGATGGCTATGCTTCTGTACAGATAGGTTTTCAGTTGATTCGTGAAAAACTTATTAACAAACCTTCAAAAGGTCACCTTGCTAAATCAGGAAATGACCTTTTGCGTCATCTTCGAGAGTACCGAGTAGAAAACTCTAGTGAATTTGAACTTGGAGCTTCAATAACCGTTGATGATTTCGAAAAAGGTCAAAAAGTTGATGTTAGTGGCGACACTATGGGTAGAGGATTCGCTGGTTATCAAAAGCGACATGGTTTTAGCCGAGGTCCTATGAGTCACGGTTCAAAGAATCATCGATTGCCTGGTTCAATAGGTGCTGGAACAACTCCAGGTCGTGTTTATCCTGGGAAAAGGATGGCTGGTCGTATGGGCGGTAAAAAAGTCACTACCAGAGGACTTGAAATCCTTAAGATAGATACAAATCATAATTTATTGGTTGTAAAAGGATCCGTTCCAGGGAAGCCTGGATCTCTTTTAAACATAAGACCAGCCAAAAGAGTTGGCGTCTCTACCCAGCAAGGAGGTAAATGA
- the rplB gene encoding 50S ribosomal protein L2 yields MAIRSFKPYTPGTRTRVVTDFSEVTSSKPERSLVVSKHRKKGRNNRGVITCRHRGGGHKRLYRIVDFRRNKHGVSAKVAAIHYDPHRNARLALLFYSDGEKRYILAPADITVGQEVISGPDAPIETGNALPLSSMPLGSSVHCVELYPGRGGQMVRTAGASAQVMAKEGDYVALKLPSTEVRLVRKECYATLGEVGNSEIRNTSLGKAGRRRWLGRRPQVRGSVMNPCDHPHGGGEGKAPVGRAGPVTPWGKAALGLKTRKKNKPSNKYVLRKRRKVSKRSRGGRDS; encoded by the coding sequence ATGGCAATAAGAAGTTTCAAACCTTACACACCTGGTACTCGTACAAGAGTCGTAACTGACTTTAGTGAAGTTACATCCAGTAAACCTGAACGCTCACTTGTCGTATCTAAACATCGAAAAAAAGGGCGCAACAATAGAGGAGTAATTACTTGTCGACATAGAGGAGGAGGGCACAAGAGGTTATATCGGATTGTTGATTTTCGTCGAAATAAACATGGTGTATCGGCCAAAGTTGCGGCAATACATTATGACCCGCATCGGAATGCAAGACTTGCTCTACTTTTCTACTCTGATGGTGAAAAGAGATACATACTTGCACCTGCGGACATAACAGTTGGGCAAGAAGTTATTTCAGGTCCAGATGCACCAATTGAAACTGGTAATGCTTTACCACTTTCTTCAATGCCTTTAGGTTCGAGCGTTCATTGTGTTGAGCTGTATCCAGGTCGAGGCGGGCAGATGGTTCGTACAGCTGGAGCCAGCGCCCAAGTCATGGCTAAAGAAGGGGATTATGTTGCATTGAAATTACCTTCAACTGAAGTTCGTTTAGTTAGAAAAGAATGTTACGCCACACTTGGAGAGGTTGGTAACTCAGAAATTAGAAATACGAGTCTTGGAAAAGCTGGAAGAAGAAGATGGCTTGGAAGACGACCTCAAGTTAGAGGAAGTGTCATGAATCCATGTGATCACCCTCATGGAGGTGGAGAGGGAAAAGCACCTGTTGGACGTGCTGGTCCTGTAACCCCTTGGGGTAAAGCTGCTCTTGGCTTGAAAACTAGGAAGAAGAATAAGCCAAGTAATAAGTACGTACTTCGAAAACGACGCAAAGTATCTAAACGGAGTAGAGGAGGTCGCGATTCATGA
- a CDS encoding LdpA C-terminal domain-containing domain has translation MINQNSTCNSEALKKGNWVKLICGASNQDLPSINDLCSIYGAAGVHCIDLAADEAVVHAARDAIDWVFETYGKRPWLMISLSDGKDSHFRKAWFNPDLCPSNCLRPCQNICPAHAIEHAGGVNAKKCYGCGRCIDTCPLGIIQEKDRRLTLRDFAPLLTTIKPDAVEIHTAPGRGKEFEKTIKEIFKADLQLKRLSVSCGLQGHGINHEQLAEELWLRHKFLRIHNQKPLWQIDGRRMSGDLGAGAAKIAVKLWERIRPIAPPGPLQLAGGTNESTIKYLPEIKGPEGVAFGGKARKIIQPWLEEAQRKRISLREWPEGWEAALAEAKRLINPWLIRKSL, from the coding sequence GTGATCAATCAAAATTCAACTTGCAATTCGGAAGCTCTTAAAAAAGGTAACTGGGTAAAATTAATCTGTGGTGCAAGTAATCAAGATTTACCTTCAATAAATGATCTTTGCTCAATTTATGGAGCTGCAGGGGTGCATTGCATTGACCTCGCTGCCGACGAAGCTGTTGTCCATGCAGCTCGCGATGCTATTGATTGGGTTTTCGAAACTTATGGAAAAAGACCATGGCTGATGATCAGTTTAAGTGATGGGAAGGATTCACATTTTCGCAAAGCTTGGTTTAATCCAGACCTATGTCCATCGAACTGCTTAAGGCCCTGTCAAAATATTTGTCCGGCTCACGCGATTGAACACGCAGGTGGTGTAAATGCTAAAAAATGCTATGGATGTGGCCGATGTATTGATACATGCCCGTTAGGTATCATTCAAGAAAAAGATCGAAGATTAACTCTTAGAGATTTCGCTCCATTGTTAACGACTATCAAACCAGATGCAGTAGAAATTCATACTGCTCCAGGAAGAGGAAAAGAATTTGAAAAAACAATCAAGGAAATTTTCAAAGCCGACCTGCAGCTAAAGCGATTATCTGTTAGTTGCGGTTTACAAGGGCATGGGATAAACCATGAACAATTAGCAGAAGAACTTTGGCTTCGACATAAATTCCTGAGAATTCATAATCAAAAACCGCTTTGGCAAATTGATGGGCGTCGAATGAGTGGTGATCTCGGAGCAGGTGCGGCCAAAATCGCCGTAAAACTTTGGGAAAGGATACGCCCGATAGCTCCCCCAGGCCCCTTGCAACTTGCTGGAGGGACTAATGAATCGACAATTAAGTACCTCCCAGAGATTAAAGGACCTGAAGGAGTCGCTTTTGGAGGGAAAGCAAGAAAGATAATCCAACCATGGTTAGAAGAGGCCCAACGAAAAAGAATTAGTCTTAGAGAGTGGCCTGAAGGCTGGGAGGCGGCTCTTGCAGAGGCGAAACGACTTATAAATCCTTGGCTTATCAGAAAATCTTTATAA
- a CDS encoding 50S ribosomal protein L23, with translation MTKFFDKRLTDVIKRPLITEKATKALDLNQYTFEVDPRAAKPDIKAAVEKMFDVKVLGISTMNPPRKSRRVGRFSGKRPQVKKAVVRLAEGNSIQLFPESEEA, from the coding sequence ATGACTAAATTTTTTGATAAACGACTTACTGATGTGATTAAGCGTCCTTTGATAACTGAGAAGGCCACAAAAGCTTTGGATTTAAATCAGTATACTTTTGAAGTCGATCCCAGGGCAGCTAAGCCTGACATAAAAGCTGCTGTAGAAAAAATGTTTGATGTCAAGGTTCTTGGTATTAGTACTATGAACCCACCAAGAAAAAGCAGGCGAGTTGGTAGGTTTTCTGGAAAGAGACCTCAAGTGAAGAAGGCTGTAGTCCGCCTGGCAGAAGGCAACTCTATACAGTTGTTCCCAGAATCAGAGGAGGCTTAA
- a CDS encoding NAD(P)H-quinone oxidoreductase subunit N, with protein MPLLLSGQKFRTDLESFGCLAILCPLEGGAETRLLRRLRASGYQTQITSSRGLGDPVVFLTQLHGIRPPHLGHQNVGRNGALGEVQQVIPQLNELLVEDKPLVLWLLEGQVLSKSELLAINNLCQNESRIKIVIEMGGARSIKWQPLNEFINKD; from the coding sequence ATGCCTTTATTACTCTCTGGACAGAAATTTCGCACTGATCTTGAATCATTCGGCTGCCTTGCCATCCTTTGTCCATTAGAAGGAGGAGCAGAAACTCGTTTACTTCGAAGACTAAGAGCTAGTGGCTATCAAACACAGATAACTTCCTCTCGAGGATTGGGAGATCCTGTTGTCTTTCTTACCCAATTACATGGAATCCGACCACCACATTTGGGACATCAAAATGTTGGGAGAAATGGTGCCTTAGGGGAAGTTCAACAAGTTATTCCTCAATTAAATGAATTGTTAGTCGAAGATAAACCCTTAGTTCTATGGTTATTAGAAGGTCAAGTCTTATCTAAGTCGGAACTATTAGCAATAAATAATCTCTGCCAAAATGAATCTCGTATAAAAATTGTTATTGAAATGGGTGGGGCTCGAAGTATTAAATGGCAACCATTAAATGAATTCATCAATAAGGATTAG
- the rplD gene encoding 50S ribosomal protein L4 translates to MTNCTVLDWQGKEAGESSIDLKTAKDSSAADLLHRAVLRQQAHSRQGTASTLTRSEVRGGGRKPYKQKGTGRARQGSIRTPLRPGGGIIFGPKPRKYNLEMNRKERRLALRTALMSRISDTKIIKDFGSKLEVPKTSEIVALLKRVGIDSDGKILIILNKPTEIIKRSIKNLEKVKLISADQLNVFDLLNANSLVIGEDALSTIKEVYSND, encoded by the coding sequence ATGACTAACTGTACTGTTCTTGATTGGCAAGGAAAAGAGGCTGGAGAATCATCAATTGATTTGAAAACCGCTAAGGATTCCTCAGCAGCAGATTTATTACATCGTGCTGTTTTGCGTCAACAGGCTCACAGCCGTCAAGGTACCGCAAGCACTTTGACTAGGTCTGAGGTTCGAGGAGGTGGGCGAAAACCCTACAAGCAAAAGGGTACTGGTAGAGCAAGACAAGGCTCAATTAGAACTCCTCTTCGACCAGGAGGTGGAATTATATTTGGCCCTAAGCCTCGCAAATATAACTTGGAAATGAATAGGAAGGAACGAAGACTAGCTCTTCGTACTGCTCTAATGAGTAGAATTTCAGACACAAAAATAATTAAAGACTTCGGTTCAAAGCTTGAAGTTCCTAAAACAAGTGAAATTGTTGCTCTACTTAAGCGAGTTGGAATTGATTCTGATGGGAAAATTCTTATTATTCTCAATAAACCAACTGAAATTATAAAGCGCTCAATTAAAAACTTAGAGAAAGTAAAGCTTATCTCTGCTGATCAATTAAATGTTTTTGATCTTCTCAATGCCAATTCTTTGGTAATAGGCGAAGACGCATTATCAACCATTAAGGAGGTCTATAGTAATGACTAA